From one Nycticebus coucang isolate mNycCou1 chromosome 14, mNycCou1.pri, whole genome shotgun sequence genomic stretch:
- the LOC128565882 gene encoding interferon-induced transmembrane protein 3-like has protein sequence MNQSSQNVFTRTHTGLPPNYELLKEEHEVAVLGTPPNPAPTVIHIHGGTAVPDHVVWSLFNTLFMNCFCLGFIAFAYSVKSRDRKMVGDLAGAKTYASTAKCLNIWALVLSLLGTIMVIIILVIVILSSG, from the exons ATGAACCAATCTTCCCAAAATGTCTTCACTCGAACCCACACAGGGCTCCCCCCGAATTATGAGCTGCTCAAGGAAGAGCACGAGGTGGCCGTGCTGGGGACGCCCCCCAACCCTGCTCCCACGGTGATCCACATCCATGGCGGGACCGCTGTGCCCGACCACGTCGTCTGGTCCCTGTTCAACACGCTCTTCATGAACTGCTTCTGCCTGGGCTTCATAGCGTTCGCCTATTCCGTGAAG TCTAGGGACAGGAAGATGGTGGGCGACCTGGCTGGGGCCAAGACCTACGCCTCCACTGCCAAGTGCCTGAACATCTGGGCCCTGGTCCTCAGCCTCCTTGGGACTATTATGGTCATCATCATCCTGGTGATCGTCATCCTGTCAAGTGGATAG